The Oscillospiraceae bacterium genome includes the window ATAAAATTTAAATTTATAATAAGGTGAGCTCAAATTGAACAAATTCGAACTTGTCAGTCAGTATAAGCCGACCGGGGATCAGCCCGAGGCAATAGCAAAGCTTGTCGACGGATTGCAGTGCGGACTTAAGGAGCAGACATTATTGGGCGTTACGGGTTCCGGAAAAACCTTTACGATGGCAAATGTAATAGCCCAGGTCAACCGCCCAACGCTGATCCTCTCGCACAATAAAACGCTCGCGGCGCAGCTTTGCGGCGAATTCCGCGAATTTTTCCCGAATAACGCCGTCGGATATTTCGTTTCATATTATGATTATTATCAGCCCGAAGCGTATATCCCGGGAAAAGATGTTTATATTGAAAAGGATTCTTCAATCAACGACGAGATAGACAAGCTCCGCCATTCTGCGACCTCTTCTCTTTTTGAGCGGCGCGATGTCATCATCGTTTCGAGCGTTTCATGTATTTACACTCTCGGTGATCCTTCAGAATATAAGGACCTTGTGCTTTCCGTAAGGCAGAATGCCCAAATAAGCCGCGCGGCGCTTATTAAAAAGCTTATTTCGATTCAATACGAAAGAAACGATGTCGATTTTACCAGAAACAGATTCAGAGTGAGAGGCGACGTCGTCGAGGTTTTTCCGTCAAACAGCAGCAATACCGCCATAAGAATCGAATTTTTCGGCGATACTGTCGACAGGATCAGCGTCATAGACACAGTTACCGGTTCCGTGAAATCACGGCTTTCCCATGCGGCAATATATCCGGCGACACACTATGTAACAACAGAGGAGCGCCGCGATAAAGCGATCGCGGAAATTGAAGAAGAGCTCGAGGAGCGCGTAAAATTCTACGAAGCCAATAACAAGCTTATTGAAGCGCAACGTATTTCCGAACGGGTCAAATACGATATGGAAATGGTGCGTGAAATCGGATACTGCTCCGGCATCGAGAATTATTCAAGGGTTTTCGCCGGAAACCCGCCCGGAAGCACTCCTTTCACTCTGCTCGATTATTTCCCGGACGATTTTCTGCTGATGGTTGACGAATCGCACGTCACGATTCCTCAGGTCAGAGGCATGAGCGCCGGAGACAGAGCCCGGAAAGAAAATCTAATCAACTACGGCTTCA containing:
- the uvrB gene encoding excinuclease ABC subunit UvrB; amino-acid sequence: MNKFELVSQYKPTGDQPEAIAKLVDGLQCGLKEQTLLGVTGSGKTFTMANVIAQVNRPTLILSHNKTLAAQLCGEFREFFPNNAVGYFVSYYDYYQPEAYIPGKDVYIEKDSSINDEIDKLRHSATSSLFERRDVIIVSSVSCIYTLGDPSEYKDLVLSVRQNAQISRAALIKKLISIQYERNDVDFTRNRFRVRGDVVEVFPSNSSNTAIRIEFFGDTVDRISVIDTVTGSVKSRLSHAAIYPATHYVTTEERRDKAIAEIEEELEERVKFYEANNKLIEAQRISERVKYDMEMVREIGYCSGIENYSRVFAGNPPGSTPFTLLDYFPDDFLLMVDESHVTIPQVRGMSAGDRARKENLINYGFRLPSAFDNRPLRFDEFQKKLGQVIYVSATPAEYETQRSDRIVEQLIRPTGLLDPVIDVRPTEGQIDDLIGELKIRAAKKERCLVITLTKKMAEDLTDYLSGHEIQVRYLHHNIDTLERTELIRDLREGVFDVLVGINLLREGLDLPEVSLVAILDADKEGFLRSERSLIQIIGRAARHAEGKVIMYADKITDSMRVAIDETERRRKLQNAYNEAHGIIPKSIIKGTRSLPEITKKDKNADTDAVKNNEKLTSGSKKERLEALTAEMKAAAKRLDFEYAAALRDKIKSLQG